In a single window of the Drosophila subpulchrella strain 33 F10 #4 breed RU33 chromosome X, RU_Dsub_v1.1 Primary Assembly, whole genome shotgun sequence genome:
- the LOC119555828 gene encoding uncharacterized protein LOC119555828: MLKQSLILILILLVAVCCFSAELPGNAYLPPLRNEHPVPEEYPLADNGFLFDIDQDSFERYAPIFVDYPGIHHLLRQQQEYALDLPFEGKPYERKNPEIDNDSVVKRHW, encoded by the coding sequence ATGCTGAAACAATCTTTGATCCTGATTCTTATCCTTTTGGTGGCCGTTTGTTGTTTCTCAGCGGAATTGCCCGGAAATGCCTACTTGCCACCATTAAGGAATGAACATCCAGTTCCAGAGGAATACCCACTAGCAGACAATGGATTTCTTTTCGATATTGACCAGGATTCGTTCGAAAGGTATGCGCCCATCTTTGTGGACTATCCGGGGATTCATCATCTTCTAAGACAGCAACAGGAATATGCTTTGGATCTGCCCTTCGAAGGAAAACCATATGAGCGGAAAAATCCAGAAATTGATAATGATTCTGTAGTTAAAAGACATTGGTAG
- the LOC119558208 gene encoding uncharacterized protein LOC119558208: MLRYLWLLMGLRTLAMGALHPPEPEAIVPLVAAALKILEEQVSPSQSTLAVMELTRKDENRDQLQEEMMTTILNEVGISMALRTFHIPPTEVPASYVVFLVNSAEAFNTLSFHFTDKHSTREYNFLILFTRRMASRADRLQVLRDISRTCVKLHTLNVILLTQKKNGTVLIYAYRMFNKDCDLKVNLELIDSYANGSFRYSHTARSFDRGLSSLSGCPLRVSWYPLAPFVFFKGNSSDPEERSQLWRLSGIDGELIKLLAQIFHFRIQLEEPCDKCLSPDIEDSCSGCFDQVKYSNSSILIGAMSGSHQHRSQFSFTCSYHQSSLVFILHMSPQFGAVAQLAVPFCGTVWLALVVSGVLVVLVVWLRKRFVCGNSDWARHALQVLTTLMGNPLEARSLPRSCRIRILYAAWLLLVLVLRVVYQGKLYDSFRLPYNKPLPTEISELIRGNYTLINQEYLDYYPRNLTVLTRNGSKDRFDYIQDQGEDTRLTTTSLMASMMFYNLRHWDTSRLTHIREHIFLYQLVIYLRRHSLLKFAFDRKIKQLQSAGIIGYFVREFDSSLYAKPYEEDYEVTPIPLDSFCGLYYVSSILLAAALVAFSLELLSLRVNWLRRLFE, translated from the coding sequence ATGTTGCGATATCTGTGGCTTCTGATGGGACTTCGAACCCTGGCGATGGGTGCACTTCATCCGCCGGAACCGGAAGCCATAGTACCCCTGGTGGCAGCTGCTTTGAAAATTCTAGAGGAGCAGGTTAGCCCCTCGCAAAGCACCCTGGCGGTAATGGAACTAACACGAAAGGATGAAAACAGGGACCAACTGCAGGAGGAGATGATGACCACGATCCTCAACGAGGTGGGCATCTCGATGGCACTGCGGACCTTCCACATACCACCCACCGAAGTTCCGGCCAGCTATGTGGTTTTCCTAGTCAATTCCGCCGAGGCCTTTAACACCCTGAGTTTTCACTTCACGGATAAGCATTCCACGAGGGAATACAACTTCCTGATCCTGTTCACACGTCGCATGGCCTCGCGAGCCGATAGACTTCAGGTGCTGAGGGATATATCCAGAACCTGCGTGAAACTTCACACCCTGAATGTGATATTGCTCACCCAGAAGAAGAACGGAACGGTGCTGATCTATGCCTATCGTATGTTTAACAAGGACTGCGATCTGAAAGTAAACCTGGAACTAATAGATAGCTATGCGAATGGTTCCTTTAGATATAGTCACACCGCCAGATCCTTCGATCGAGGTCTGAGTAGTCTGTCTGGATGTCCCTTAAGGGTCAGTTGGTATCCACTCGCTCCCTTTGTCTTCTTCAAGGGCAACTCGAGTGATCCAGAGGAGAGATCACAACTCTGGCGGTTAAGCGGAATCGATGGTGAGCTCATCAAGTTGCTGGCGCAGATCTTTCACTTTCGCATTCAGCTCGAGGAGCCCTGCGATAAGTGCCTCTCACCGGATATCGAGGATAGTTGCAGTGGCTGTTTCGATCAGGTGAAATATAGCAATTCATCCATACTGATTGGGGCAATGAGTGGTTCACATCAGCATCGATCGCAGTTCTCCTTCACGTGCTCGTATCATCAGAGTTCCCTGGTTTTCATACTGCACATGAGTCCCCAGTTCGGTGCGGTGGCCCAGTTGGCAGTGCCATTTTGTGGTACCGTTTGGCTGGCCCTGGTGGTTTCCGGTGTCCTGGTGGTCCTGGTTGTCTGGCTGCGAAAGAGGTTCGTGTGTGGCAACTCCGACTGGGCGAGACATGCCCTACAGGTGCTGACCACCCTGATGGGCAATCCCCTGGAGGCGAGGAGCCTGCCCAGAAGTTGCAGGATTCGCATCCTATATGCTGCCTGGTTGCTCTTGGTCCTCGTTCTGCGAGTCGTCTACCAGGGCAAGCTATACGACTCCTTTCGCTTGCCTTATAACAAACCCCTGCCCACCGAAATATCCGAGTTGATCAGGGGCAATTATACACTGATCAATCAGGAGTATCTAGACTACTATCCGCGCAACTTGACTGTTCTGACCAGGAATGGATCCAAGGATCGTTTCGATTATATCCAAGATCAGGGTGAGGACACGAGACTTACGACCACCTCCCTGATGGCCTCCATGATGTTTTACAATCTGAGGCACTGGGATACCAGTCGATTGACCCACATCCGAGAGCACATCTTTCTCTACCAGCTGGTTATCTACTTGAGGCGACATTCGTTGCTGAAATTCGCCTTCGATCGGAAGATCAAGCAGCTGCAGTCGGCCGGAATTATTGGCTATTTTGTAAGGGAGTTCGATAGCAGTCTGTATGCGAAACCCTACGAAGAGGACTATGAGGTGACACCCATTCCCCTGGACTCCTTCTGTGGTCTCTACTACGTTTCCTCGATTTTGCTAGCTGCTGCCTTGGTTGCCTTTTCCCTGGAGCTGCTCAGCCTAAGGGTTAACTGGTTGAGGAGGTTGTTTGAATAA